CTCCCTTCTTATCGCGAGGGGCTTCCTCGTACGTTATTGGAAGCAGCAAGCCTAAGCAAACCTATTATTACTACTGATACTGCGGGTTGTAGACATGTAGTTGAGCATAAAGTAAATGGTTTTCTGTGCAAGGTCCGCTCTTCTTCAGACCTGGCTCAAAAAATGAAAGATATGCTGCTACTTAGCGAAGGTGAGAGAAAGGATATGGGAGAAAAAGGCAGAACTAAAGTTCAGCAGCAGTTTGATGAAAACATAGTAATCAGTAAGTATCAAGAAGCAATTGATATTCTTGTAGGCAAGCCTCACAAAAAGCTCACGGCCTGACAAAAGATGAATATTAAACTGTTTGTCTTCATATTGGAATAATTTACATTCCTTTTCTTAGCTTAGAGCTTATTTAAGTAGTAATTCTAGATCAATTGCAAGAAGATGCGTATTGAAAAAACACACATAAAAGATTTAGTAGAAGTATTTCCGGATGTATTTGGCGATGATAGGGGATACTTTCTGGAAACCTACCATGTTGATAAATTTAAAGAGATGGGCCTTGACTACACATTTGTGCAGGCAAACCAATCTTTTTCTAAAAAAGGAGCCCTCAGAGGTTTACACTTTCAAAAGGCACCCTACCAGCAGGGAAAATTAGTAAGAGTAGTAAGTGGCAAAGTATTGGACGTAGTAGTTGACTTACGTGAAGGTTCTGCTACTTATGGCGAACATAAAACTTTTGTGTTGGATAGTATCAGGCATAATATGGTTTATGTTCCTGAGGGGTTTGCGCATGGGTTTGTAACCTTAGAAGATGCAGTATTTACCTATCAATGTACGAATGTTTACAACAAGTCCTCAGAGTCTGGTATTATTTGGAATGATCCAAGCCTGAACATTGATTGGGAACTAGAAAAGCATGGTATTAAAGAGCCAATTGTATCTGAAAAAGATTTGGCCTTACCCACTTTTAAAGAAATTTCCGGGCAGTAAATCTAGCAGGAGTTTGACTCACAATTTATATTCAAGGTACAAGTATTTTGCGCTAATAACAGGCCTGGCTTTTTATTTGAGCGCATGTGGAGCCTATAAAAACAGGATACTGTTTCAAACTGAAACGGAGGTAGTGCCTGAAAATGTAGCTTTAGCTCTGGAAGATGCTAACAGCAATTATGTTCTACAGCCAAATGACTATATAGAAGTCAAAGTTTATACGAACGACGGGGAGTTAATCATAGATCCTAATAATGAGATCATGAGAGAACTCAACTCCGGTAATAATAATCAACAGTTTCGTCAACAAGAGAAGCCTAAGTTTTTAATCAGAGGAAATGGTATGGCTAAGCTCCCAATGATAGGAGATATCAAACTGGAGGGGCTTACACTTTATCAAGCTGATAATTTGCTGGCAAAAGAGTATTCACAATATTATGAGGGGGCCTTTGTCGTTACTCGTTACCTAAATAAAAGGGTGATCGTATTGGGAGCTACCGGAGGTTTGGTAGTTCCTTTGGAAAATGAAAATACAAACCTGATTGAAGTTCTTGCCCTGGCAGGAGGGGTGAACACACAATCCAGAGTAGACAAAATACGTTTAATCCGTGGAGATTTAAATGATCCGGAAGTAAGATTGATCAACCTCTCTACCATAGACGGAATGAAAGATGCTTCGTTAAAGGTGCTGCCAAATGATATTATTTATGTGCAGCCTGTACAAAGAATTGCCAATGAAGCAGTCAGGGATATTTCTCCTATACTAAGCTTGGTTACCAGCACCCTGACGTTGATTTTACTTATTAATAATTTCATAGAGTAAGTATGAGAAGTGAGCAGTATGATATAGAAGTTGAAAATTCTGAAAGCAGTAGCTTAGAGGGAATTGACTTTAGCAAAGTACTGCATACCCTGAGGAAAAATATAATATGGGTATTTCTAATAATTGTTACCACTAATACGCTTGCTTATCTCTACATCAGATATACCCGCCCGGTTTACGAATCTACCTCTGTACTGCGTCTTGATATAAAAAGCGAGGCTAATATTCTTGGCTTTAACAACCTTAGCCAGAACATGGATAATTTAGCCGGTGAAATTGAACTCCTTAAGTCAAACCTCTTCTTTAGCAAGGTGGTAGAAGCTGTAGATATGGATATAAGCTATTATGCTTACGGAAGGGTTTTGTTTCAGGAGAGATACAAAAACTCACCATTCAGAGTAGAGTATGAACTTAAAGATAAAAACTTTCTAGATAAGCCGATAGATGTAGAAATAATCAACCATGAACAATTTCTACTCTCTTACGAAATGGGAGGAAGCCGATTTTCCCGTGCGTATGAATTTGGTGAAGAAATTAACCACCCCTCTTTTCGCTTTGTAATCACTTTAACCTCTCATTACAGAGAGGGACTTAACGGAAATGCCTTTTACTTCACCATCAATAGCGATCAGGCATTGGTGAATTATTTGTCTAACAATATGATCGTACAACCTATCAATTTTAAGGCAAATACGATTAAAGTAGGCTTTCAGGGATATGATAAAGTAAAGATCAGAGATCTGGTTACGGTTATAGATTCAGTATACCTGGAATATACACAAGAGAAGAAAAATCAGGCTACAGAGCAAAAGCTTCAATTTCTGGATAACCAGCTTAATACGATTGAGGAAAGGCTATCTACTTATGAAAATTACTTTGAGAACTTTACCATTAACAATAAAACTGATAACCTTAAATCGGAGATAGGTAAAGTAATTCTACAGATGGAAGAACTTGATTATCAAAAGTTTCAGCTAGAAAATACGCTGGAATCCATCAAAAAACTAAACGATAAAGTAGTAAAAGAAGAGCTTATAGTAACTGAGCCAACCAGTTTTGTTAAATATCCAAGTGATGTTTTACAGTATATTGAGCAACTGAATAAATTGCTCAATGAGAGGGAACTGATAACTGCCTCTTATAAAGAGTCTTCTATCGCAGTTAAACTGAAAGACCAAAAGATAGAACTACTTAAAAGTGATATAAGCACTTTGCTTGAAACCTACCATACTCAGCTTAATATTAAACTGAGAGAAATAGAAGAGCAGAAGCAGAAAATTGAGCAAGAGTTTGTTAAGCTTCCCTCTAAAGGAACTCAGTATGGTAAAAACCAACGTTACTATAGCTTGTACGAAGAGATTTTTCTGTCGCTTATCCAAAAGAAGAATGAACTGGAAATAGCTAAAGCCGGAACTGTGACAGATTTTGTGGTACTATTGCCAGCTACCATGCCTGGTAAACCGGTGGCTCCCGAGAAAATTACGGTATTAGGGTTGGGTGCTATTAGCGGCATTATACTTAGCCTCATGTTTTTAGCAGTAGGTTATGTGTTAAACGATAAGATCAGTAGCCAAAGCGAACTTGAGCGGTTAATTTCTGTGCCAATTTTAGGGTCAATACCATTTCGTGGAAAGAAGGGAGACAACCTGGGGCTGGTAGTTGATAAAGCTCCTAAGTCAGCCATTAGCGAAGCGTTCAGGTCAGTAAGAACAAATATGCAGTTTATGGGGCTGCGTAACGATAAAAAAGTAATTTCTGTGACTTCTACTGTAGGAGCAGAAGGTAAAACCTTTGTTACCAGCAATCTGGCCTATGTGGTGGCTTTATCAGGGCAAAAAGTAGTAGTAGTAGATGTAGACCTGCGTAAGCCTAAAATACATCAGGTGTTTTCTATTAAAAATGAGGAAAAAGGAGTAAGCACCTACTTAATTGGAGAATATGATTTAGATGCATGTATTCAAAATGCAGGAACTGAGCGTTTGGATATCATTAGTGCCGGTCCAATTCCTCCCAACCCATCTGAGCTAATTGTAAGCAAAGCATTTACCCGAATGGTAGAGGAGCTGAAAACGAAATACGATGTAGTAATACTTGACAGCCCTCCGGTAGGGTTGGTTACAGATGGTGTACTGGTAATGGAAAATGCTGATATTCCTCTCTATGTATTCAGAGCGGACTACTCAAGAAGAAATTTTGTGCGCACACTTGAAAAGCTACAGAAAACGAAAGAGTTTCCAAACCTGGCCGCAGTGATAAATGGCGTTAGTTCCACTGCTGATCGGTCTTACGTAAACTCACGCTACGGTTACGGCTACTATACTATTGATGAGAAAGAAGAGAAATCGCTTATAAGTAAATTGAAGAAGTTATTAAACCTACATTCTCGGTCTTAGTCTTAGTAGTATAATGTGCCCTGTGTCAGGTAAAAGACACTATCTCTAAGAATCATTTTCTGTTTTCCCTGAATGACATACTCTGTGAGTCTCAATTGCTCATCAGCTTTCTCAAAATATAAGTGCATATCGCGATAAGTGCTGTAGAGGAGATTCTCTTCCTGAAAAGTAGCTTTTACAGCCTTTACATGCTCAGGTGAATCTTCAAATGACACCTCCATAAAAGGAATGTCTACAGAACTCTTGTCTTTTGCTCTATAAAGTCTGATCTGCAAGCCGCTATCTGTAGCAGTACTATCTTCTACTACATACTGGTCTCTAAGCACAGCCTTATTAAGGTCAGCATCCATAAAAAGCTTTAATGCTTCTGCCCATGCAGTACTATCTTTTTGCACTCTTTCTGATTCCTCTTTTTCCCCGATTCGGGCTGTAATTTCTACCTCTGGGTTTTGCTGACTCAGTAGCACAATTTGCTGCTCTAGTTCGCCTTTCAGGTCATAGTAAAGTTTGTTATCAAATGTCTGGGCTTGCTTTCCAAATTCGGACTCACAGGCAAATAACGATAGAGAAAAAATGCATATGCTGCTAAACTTAAGGTATTGATAGATTGTCATCATGTACAAATATAAAAATTATAAGGGTAGGCGTTTCTCTAAAACCCCCTTCTACATACTACTGTCTCTTTATACGCTTTTCAGGGTTTTGGATTTAGAATTTGCTGAATTTTTTTATTATACCCTTGCACAATGCTGTACACCAAGGTGATAAACTAATTAAAAAGTAATCTTTGCCGATTAATATAGTTTGTAACATGCTTTTGGTATGGCTTTATTGAGACCATGTTTGAGGATAATCGTAAAAAATATCATCTTCAAGTATAAAGCTGTCGTATGATTAAAACGAAAGTTAATTTTTAAAATTCATGCTATGAAAGCTATTTTTAACGGTCAGGTGATAGCCGAAAGTGATCAAACTGAAGTAGTAGAAGGAAATCATTATTTTCCACAAAGCTCTATTCAACAGGAGGCATTTAAAAAAAGTAACACACACACGACCTGCCCCTGGAAAGGAAAGGCATCATATTATCATATTGAAGTAGAGGGTAAGGAGGCAAAAGATGCTGCCTGGTACTATCCAGAGCCCAAAGAAAAAGCACAGCACATTAAGTCATATGTAGCTTTTTACTCAAACAAAGTTCAGATAACGGATTAAACAATATTAAAGATTGAAGATACTAGGAATTATTCCGGCACGACTGGCATCTACTCGTTTTCCTGCCAAAGCATTGGCTGATATTAAAGGAAAAAGTATGGTACAAAGAGTATATGAGCAGACATCAGCTGCCAAAAAGCTAGATAAAGTAGTGGTAGCTACGGATCATGAAGATATCAGAAAACATGTAGAGTCGTTTGGAGGCGAAGTTGTAATGACTTCAGAAGCCCATCCTTCGGGTACTGACCGATGCCGGGAAGCATTAGACCAACAAGACACTGATTACGACTATGTGGTTAATATTCAGGGAGATGAGCCATTTATTGCTCCTGAAACAATAGATGAGCTGGTTGCTCTGCTGGATGGAAAAACACAACTGGCAACATTGGTAAATCAGGTAAAGGAGGCCCCCTTATTATTTAACCCCACAATCATGAAAGTGATGTTTAATAAGAATATGGAGGCTATTTATTTTAGTAGAGAGTGTGTACCGTATTTAAGAGGAGTAGACAAAAGTGAATGGTTGCAGCATCATACCTACTACAAGCATGTTTGCATCTATGCTTATCGTGCTGATATTTTGCGTGAAGTAACTGAGCTTCAGGTATCTAGTCTGGAAAAAGCTGAGTCATTGGAACAATTACGTTGGTTAGAAAATGGCTACCCCATTAAAATTGGAATTACAGAGCATGAAAGCATCAGTATAGATACCCCAGAAGATTTAGAGAGAGCTTTAGATATTATGGGTCTTAATTAATGCAAGATGAAGCCAAGGGCTAAGCATTTCTTAAGTGGGAAGTGCTTGGTTCTTAGTCAATATATTAAGCGGATTTCTACTCACAACTACTCACCTATGCAAGCTTTACAAAACATCTACAAAACAAGGGAAAACTTTATTCGTCTGCTCAATAGCCTGGACGAAGAAGCTATAAACCGTATTCCTTATGGTTTTAACAATAATATTATCTGGAATTTTGGGCATATCATCGTTACACAGCAGCTTATTTGTTACAAGCTCTCTAGTCTGCCAATGTATGTTGATGCGCAAATGGTGGACAGCTATAGGAAAGGCACAAAACCGCAAGGAATAGTTTCTGTTGAGGAAATTGAAACATTTAAGCAAATGGCTTTGAATACAATGGACCAAATGGAGGAAGACCTGAAGCAGAGGCGTTTCCAGCAGTTTCAACCTTATACAGCAGAAACGTTTGGTATCAGGCTAAATAATTTTGAAGAAGCAGTAGGCTTCAATGCAGTTCATGAAGCGATGCACCTGGGGTATGCTTTGGCACTAAACAAGGCTGTGCTAAGAGAGCTACAGCCTAGCTCGTAGTTAGCTGATAAGCATTCAATTACAAAGGCTATAGAATGCTCTGTACTAAGCTTAGAACTAACTTGCTCTAAAGGAAAAATTAAAGTAAAGAGCCGGAGGAGCATAGTCGTCTTTTAGCCACTCAAAAAAAATGGCAATACAGAGTATTTTACCGTATTGCCAGATTTTTAAGTCTTACAGGATAGCTATTTCTCCAGCCAGACTGTTTTTTGGTTAACAAACTCTCTTATTCCCAGGTGAGAAAGTTCTCTACCATAACCAGATTTTTTTACCCCTCCAAAAGGTAGTGCCGGATGCGAAGCAGTCATTTTATTGATATAAACTGCCCCTGATTCTACCTGACGAACAAATCTCTTCCCTTTTTCAATATCCTGCGTCCAGACGCAACCGCCTAATCCGTATGGTGAGTCATTGGCGATAAGTATAGCTTCTTCTTCATCACGAGCTTTGAATACTGTAGCAACTGGTCCAAATAGTTCTTCTTCGTATGCTGGCATTCCACTTTTTAAGTTACCTAATATGGTGGCATTAAAAAAAGCCCCTTCTTTGTCGGGTCGGTCTCCGCCAAGGATAATTTCGGCACCCTTCTCAACCGACTTCTGCACCTGTTCCAATAGCTCTTCTGCCAGATCTTCTCTTGCCATAGGGCCATAGTCTACATCATCTTCGTTAGGGTCTCCCTGTTTTAAGGCACTCATCTTCCTCGTAAATACTTCCATAAACTGTTCATAGGCCTCTTCTACTACTATAAAGCGTTTGGCAGCAATACAGCTTTGTCCGCAGTTAATCATTCTTGCTTTTACTGCAGTAGTAGCCGCTTTTTCTATGTCAGCGTCAGCCAGTACTATAAATGGGTCGCTGCCACCCAACTCCAGCACTGTTTTCTTAAGCTCCTGACCTGCTTTTGCGGCAACTTTACTACCTGCTCCCTCACTTCCGGTGAGCGTGGCTGCTTTAATTCGGGCATCCCCCAGCATGTTGTCTACCTTTTTGCTAGGTATAAGTAAGGACTGAAAGCACCCCTTCGGAAAGCCGGCTTCTCTAAATACTTCTTCCAAAGCAAGAGCGCACTGAGGTACATTAGAAGCATGCTTAAGAATACCTACATTACCGGCCATTAGGTTTGGGGCAGCAAACCTTATAACCTGCCAGAACGGAAAGTTCCAGGGCATTATGGCTAATACTGTTCCTATGGGGTCATAAGCTATATATGCTTCTCCCTGGTCAATTTGTAGGGGTTCATCTGCCAGAAATTTTTCCGCATTATCAGCATAATAGTCACAGCATAGTGCACATTTCTCTACTTCTGCTATAGCCTCCTTTTTTGTTTTGCCCATCTCATCGGTCATAATTTGGGCATATCTATCTTTATTTTTTCTAAGCACCTCGGCAGCTTTGTGCATCAGGCTGCTTCTTTCATTAAATTGGGTTTTTCTCCATTTTCGGTAAGTGCTTTCTGCACTTTGTAATGTGTCTTCTATCTGAGCATCGGTATGGGCTTCAAACTCCTGTAATATCTTGCCGTTAAATGGATTAATGCTTTGTATTGACATAAAAAATTATTTGTAGTTTTTAAAAAATACTAACAATAAGCTAAAGTGTTAGCTTAAGGTGGAAATGTACTAAAAATTGAGTAGACATGCAGGGAGGTAAACTGAGCCTTTTAATCTAAAAATTGGCATAAACTATGTCTGCTCTAGACTTATCTATTAATTTTGAGTATGCAATTAAAAAATGACTTATTACTAAGAACCATTCGTGGTGAAAAAACTGAGCGTACGCCCGTCTGGCTTATGCGCCAGGCAGGTAGAATATTACCAGAATACCGTGCGGTAAGAGAAAAGATGAAGGGTTTTGTAGAGTTAGTAAAAGATCCGGAACGTGCGGCGGAAGTAACCATTCAGCCTGTAGATATACTTGAGGTGGATGCTGCCATCATTTTTTCTGACATACTGGTAATACCGGAAGCGATGGGTTTACCTTATGAGATGGTAGAGAAGAAAGGCCCCTATTTTCCTAAAACGGTGCGTTCAGCTTCAGATATTGACCGCTTAAAAGTAGCAGATATTTCCGGTGACCTGGCTTATACCCCGGAAGCTATAAAAGTAACTAAGCGAGAACTAAATGGCCGTGTACCTCTAATTGGCTTTGCTGGTGCTCCCTGGACTATTTTCGCCTATATGGTAGAAGGTGCAGGAAGTAAAACCTTCTCTCAGCCCAGAGCAATGCTTTATAAAGAGCCGGCCCTTGCGCATCGTCTGCTAGATATGATTACAGAGAGTACAATTGCTTACCTAAAGGCTCAGATAGAGGCTGGTGTTAATTTGGTGCAGGTATTTGACTCCTGGGCAGGTATCTTGTCTACTGAGCAATACAAGGAATTTTCCTTATCTTATATTTCTAAAATTTGTGATGCAATTACAGAAGTACCGGTTACTGTGTTTGCTAAAGGTGCGTTTACCAGTATGCCAGCTATGCAGGATCTAAAATGTGATACGCTGGGTCTGGACTGGAACATGGATGTTCTGGCCATGAGAGAACTGTTCGGAGACCGAAAAGTGCTTCAGGGGAACCTGGATCCTGCTACGCTTTATGCAGATAATGCAGTAATAGAAAAAGAGACCAGGCGTATGCTAGATGAGTTTGGCCCCTATGGTCACATTGCAAATTTAGGCCATGGCGTGTACCCGGACATTAATCCTGATAAAGTTAAGTGCTTTATACAGACAGTGAAGGAGTACAGTGCAGGCATGCGCTCTTAAGCATAGATGTTAAAAAGTATACATACATTTTTACTAATTGCTCTACTTCTGGTAGCTGGGGCTGCCTGCCAGAGTGTTTCACAGGAGTATAGAGGAGATAAAATTGATGGAGTCTGCTTTGTAGCCCCCCGAGACTCCATACCACAGGAAGCTATGCTGGGTGTGCAAACTATAGCCGCTGGCTGGGTAGCTGTGGTACCCTATGCTTTCTCTTACGAAAACGATCCAAAGGTAAACTACGATACTACACGCCAGTGGTGGGGAGAGACAAAAAGAGGTGTGGAGTGGACTATCAGATATGCCAAAGCACTGGGGCTTAAAGTGATGCTTAAACCTCATGTGTGGATACGAAGGCAGGGCTGGCCGGGAGATTTCAATCTAAAATCAGAAGAAGAGTGGCAGCAGTGGGAGGCTTCCTACTCTCAGTATCTAGAGATTATAACCGATATAGCCATAGCCGAAGGTGTAGAACTACTTTGTATAGGTACCGAGTATCGTGTGCCCGCTCGCGAAAGGCCAGAATATTGGGCAAAGCTAGCTCAGCATATCAGAGAGCGGTATAATGGAGAACTTACCTATGCTGCCAACTGGGATAATTTTGAAAATGTGACATTCTGGAACGAACTGGATTACATTGGTATAGATGCTTACTTTCCTATCTCAGAGAAGAGAAATCCCAGCCTGAACGAGTTGCTAGAGGGGTGGAAAGAACCATTTGAAAGCATAGAAGAGATTAAAGATAAATACGGCAAGCCAATCTTGTTTACAGAGTATGGGTACAGAAGTGCTGATTATGCTTCGCGTGGGCATTGGAATGATGAGCAGGAAGACCTAAAAGTAAATGTTACTGCTCAGGAAAGAGCTTATGAAGCTCTTTTTCAGACCTTCTGGACTAAGCCCTGGTTCGCAGGGGGCTTCTTATGGAAGTGGTACCCCTACATAAACAAACAGAGTCGTTGGGAGCGTTGGGAGACAGATTTTACCCCCCAGGAAAAAACTACAGAAGCTATCATTAAAACTTATTATGTCCGATAAATTTGCTTAGCAGGCCTTTTACTTAAAGTTGAACATTTCGGGGATAGTCTCTCTTATCATTAAAAGGACATCTATTTTTTTAATATAAATAAGAGAGAAACCATGAAGAAGATTAGCTTAATTATTTTAGCTGTTCTAGTTATAGGTGCTGTTTTTGCATTTATTCAAGCTCCAGAAGCTACAATAAGTGGTAAAGTAAGCTCTGGTGGCGAGCCTCTACCCGGTGTAGATGTAAGCGTATCAGGAACTAACCAGGGTACTGTTACTAACCTTGAAGGAAAATACAGCTTAGAAGTAGGAAGTAATGCTGACACTTTGATATTTAGCAGCCTGGGGTACCAGACCAAGAAGGTAGCAATAAATGGAAAAAACACGATAAACGTGCAGCTAAGCGAAGAATAGGCTTTTCAAACCATTCTAAATTAAAGCAAATTGGTTACTTTACCTGTTTGCTTTTTTTATTTTTAGACATACCATTATAGATATTTTTATCTAGGTAATTTGGAGTTCCTTTTACCTATATTTTGCAGGCTTTCTTACACTTTTCGTTAGAAAAATTGAATTATGCTATGTGGTAAAAGTTGCTTATTTGACATCTAATTTGCTTTTTCTCACTTTAGGTTTAGCAATACTAAGCCTTAAAAGAGTCAATTATTTCGTTTTAGCTAAAAAGTATAGCTTTTTAATAAGCTTAATTTTCAAGTTGACAATAGTATGTAGCTTGTTTAAGAATTTTTGCAAGTAATAAAATACTAAAAATTGCATATTTGTTTTCAAAAATTTGAAAAGTGTCTAAATTTGAATATTAAGAATATCTTGAATTTTTATGGGTGTCTTAAAAGGAGTTCTGTTTCTACTTTTTTGACTGTGCGGTGTTTTTTTTCACTAAGTAGTCGATGGTTTTTTGCAGCTCCTCTTCTTTACGGATTCAAGTCTAATTTTTACAGATAAATAGAGTAACTATGGGAATCAATTGTACCAATCGTGTCACTATACATGCCCGACGTTTGGCATTCGTAGTGGCATTGTTCTTTTTGTGTGCCTCTGCGCACGCCCAGCAAGTAATTACCGGACAGGTTAGTTCGGTAGAAGGTGAGCCCTTACCAGGGGTTAACGTAATTGTAAAAGGCACCACCCAGGGAACAGTAACCGACCTGGATGGTAACTATCGTATTAATGCATCTGAAAGTGCTGACTCACTTACATTTTCATTTATCGGATTTCAGACACTGGCTGAAGCTATTGGTAACAGAACGACTATTAACGTTCAACTACAACCTGATACTAAGCAGTTATCAGAAGTTGTGGTAACAGCCTTAGGTATTGAGCGTGACGAGCGTGCCTTAGGTTATTCTGTACAAGAG
This window of the Porifericola rhodea genome carries:
- the rfbC gene encoding dTDP-4-dehydrorhamnose 3,5-epimerase, which translates into the protein MRIEKTHIKDLVEVFPDVFGDDRGYFLETYHVDKFKEMGLDYTFVQANQSFSKKGALRGLHFQKAPYQQGKLVRVVSGKVLDVVVDLREGSATYGEHKTFVLDSIRHNMVYVPEGFAHGFVTLEDAVFTYQCTNVYNKSSESGIIWNDPSLNIDWELEKHGIKEPIVSEKDLALPTFKEISGQ
- a CDS encoding polysaccharide biosynthesis/export family protein encodes the protein MSACGAYKNRILFQTETEVVPENVALALEDANSNYVLQPNDYIEVKVYTNDGELIIDPNNEIMRELNSGNNNQQFRQQEKPKFLIRGNGMAKLPMIGDIKLEGLTLYQADNLLAKEYSQYYEGAFVVTRYLNKRVIVLGATGGLVVPLENENTNLIEVLALAGGVNTQSRVDKIRLIRGDLNDPEVRLINLSTIDGMKDASLKVLPNDIIYVQPVQRIANEAVRDISPILSLVTSTLTLILLINNFIE
- a CDS encoding polysaccharide biosynthesis tyrosine autokinase, whose amino-acid sequence is MRSEQYDIEVENSESSSLEGIDFSKVLHTLRKNIIWVFLIIVTTNTLAYLYIRYTRPVYESTSVLRLDIKSEANILGFNNLSQNMDNLAGEIELLKSNLFFSKVVEAVDMDISYYAYGRVLFQERYKNSPFRVEYELKDKNFLDKPIDVEIINHEQFLLSYEMGGSRFSRAYEFGEEINHPSFRFVITLTSHYREGLNGNAFYFTINSDQALVNYLSNNMIVQPINFKANTIKVGFQGYDKVKIRDLVTVIDSVYLEYTQEKKNQATEQKLQFLDNQLNTIEERLSTYENYFENFTINNKTDNLKSEIGKVILQMEELDYQKFQLENTLESIKKLNDKVVKEELIVTEPTSFVKYPSDVLQYIEQLNKLLNERELITASYKESSIAVKLKDQKIELLKSDISTLLETYHTQLNIKLREIEEQKQKIEQEFVKLPSKGTQYGKNQRYYSLYEEIFLSLIQKKNELEIAKAGTVTDFVVLLPATMPGKPVAPEKITVLGLGAISGIILSLMFLAVGYVLNDKISSQSELERLISVPILGSIPFRGKKGDNLGLVVDKAPKSAISEAFRSVRTNMQFMGLRNDKKVISVTSTVGAEGKTFVTSNLAYVVALSGQKVVVVDVDLRKPKIHQVFSIKNEEKGVSTYLIGEYDLDACIQNAGTERLDIISAGPIPPNPSELIVSKAFTRMVEELKTKYDVVILDSPPVGLVTDGVLVMENADIPLYVFRADYSRRNFVRTLEKLQKTKEFPNLAAVINGVSSTADRSYVNSRYGYGYYTIDEKEEKSLISKLKKLLNLHSRS
- a CDS encoding DUF427 domain-containing protein, with product MKAIFNGQVIAESDQTEVVEGNHYFPQSSIQQEAFKKSNTHTTCPWKGKASYYHIEVEGKEAKDAAWYYPEPKEKAQHIKSYVAFYSNKVQITD
- the kdsB gene encoding 3-deoxy-manno-octulosonate cytidylyltransferase, which produces MKILGIIPARLASTRFPAKALADIKGKSMVQRVYEQTSAAKKLDKVVVATDHEDIRKHVESFGGEVVMTSEAHPSGTDRCREALDQQDTDYDYVVNIQGDEPFIAPETIDELVALLDGKTQLATLVNQVKEAPLLFNPTIMKVMFNKNMEAIYFSRECVPYLRGVDKSEWLQHHTYYKHVCIYAYRADILREVTELQVSSLEKAESLEQLRWLENGYPIKIGITEHESISIDTPEDLERALDIMGLN
- a CDS encoding DinB family protein, which codes for MQALQNIYKTRENFIRLLNSLDEEAINRIPYGFNNNIIWNFGHIIVTQQLICYKLSSLPMYVDAQMVDSYRKGTKPQGIVSVEEIETFKQMALNTMDQMEEDLKQRRFQQFQPYTAETFGIRLNNFEEAVGFNAVHEAMHLGYALALNKAVLRELQPSS
- a CDS encoding NAD-dependent succinate-semialdehyde dehydrogenase, with product MSIQSINPFNGKILQEFEAHTDAQIEDTLQSAESTYRKWRKTQFNERSSLMHKAAEVLRKNKDRYAQIMTDEMGKTKKEAIAEVEKCALCCDYYADNAEKFLADEPLQIDQGEAYIAYDPIGTVLAIMPWNFPFWQVIRFAAPNLMAGNVGILKHASNVPQCALALEEVFREAGFPKGCFQSLLIPSKKVDNMLGDARIKAATLTGSEGAGSKVAAKAGQELKKTVLELGGSDPFIVLADADIEKAATTAVKARMINCGQSCIAAKRFIVVEEAYEQFMEVFTRKMSALKQGDPNEDDVDYGPMAREDLAEELLEQVQKSVEKGAEIILGGDRPDKEGAFFNATILGNLKSGMPAYEEELFGPVATVFKARDEEEAILIANDSPYGLGGCVWTQDIEKGKRFVRQVESGAVYINKMTASHPALPFGGVKKSGYGRELSHLGIREFVNQKTVWLEK
- the hemE gene encoding uroporphyrinogen decarboxylase, with translation MQLKNDLLLRTIRGEKTERTPVWLMRQAGRILPEYRAVREKMKGFVELVKDPERAAEVTIQPVDILEVDAAIIFSDILVIPEAMGLPYEMVEKKGPYFPKTVRSASDIDRLKVADISGDLAYTPEAIKVTKRELNGRVPLIGFAGAPWTIFAYMVEGAGSKTFSQPRAMLYKEPALAHRLLDMITESTIAYLKAQIEAGVNLVQVFDSWAGILSTEQYKEFSLSYISKICDAITEVPVTVFAKGAFTSMPAMQDLKCDTLGLDWNMDVLAMRELFGDRKVLQGNLDPATLYADNAVIEKETRRMLDEFGPYGHIANLGHGVYPDINPDKVKCFIQTVKEYSAGMRS
- a CDS encoding glycoside hydrolase family 113, whose amino-acid sequence is MLKSIHTFLLIALLLVAGAACQSVSQEYRGDKIDGVCFVAPRDSIPQEAMLGVQTIAAGWVAVVPYAFSYENDPKVNYDTTRQWWGETKRGVEWTIRYAKALGLKVMLKPHVWIRRQGWPGDFNLKSEEEWQQWEASYSQYLEIITDIAIAEGVELLCIGTEYRVPARERPEYWAKLAQHIRERYNGELTYAANWDNFENVTFWNELDYIGIDAYFPISEKRNPSLNELLEGWKEPFESIEEIKDKYGKPILFTEYGYRSADYASRGHWNDEQEDLKVNVTAQERAYEALFQTFWTKPWFAGGFLWKWYPYINKQSRWERWETDFTPQEKTTEAIIKTYYVR
- a CDS encoding carboxypeptidase-like regulatory domain-containing protein, with translation MKKISLIILAVLVIGAVFAFIQAPEATISGKVSSGGEPLPGVDVSVSGTNQGTVTNLEGKYSLEVGSNADTLIFSSLGYQTKKVAINGKNTINVQLSEE